In Sphingobacteriaceae bacterium, the following proteins share a genomic window:
- a CDS encoding TonB-dependent receptor translates to MITRSKAKRFICCLCLIITTHVYAQKDSVQLNEVIISSYLGDRPVLRLPASVALIDSSQLTKQAGQSLVPVLNTIPGVRMEERSPGSYRLSIRGSLIRSPFGIRNTKLYIDEYPLTNAGGDAYLNLLDMHSISSVEILKGPDGSLFGANSGGVVRLNPYDRFSDTTFVRIGLGLGSYGMFQQNVALHLKQKRSTISINEAWQRSDGYRENSAMDRKFFQISDRINYNAKGQLRLYFFYSDLKYETPGGLTLAQFNENPKQARPATKVIPGAIEQNASIRNRTFFGGVTHEYKINNQVKHVISIFGSQTLFENPFITNYEVREEANVGTRTWFEFSNKEESRVRLKFNVGGEYQALQSAISNYGNRKGSKDTVQARDQLEVQQGFVFTRLTADFNNKWITEVSLSYNANQLLFSRTQPIFISENKKILRPEFMPRAAASYIVNKLVSFRGIISRGYSPPTLQEIRSSDNTVNTALHAERGWNYELGMRLRDKSSRIYCDVSAFYYELKQTIVKRENALGQDYFVNAGTTYQPGVESLIRIDVIKQRTKRVIRGLQLSNAFTFNLFRFGNYVIGETDYTAKELTGVPRYVTVTGLTLNLPVRFYLFAQHNYTARIPLNDLNSENAKDYNLIQVKVGWMFYGSKKFVFDISAGIDNLLDQKYSLGNDLNAAGNRYYNTAAPRNYFGRIVIGF, encoded by the coding sequence ATGATTACGAGATCGAAGGCAAAACGTTTTATATGTTGTTTGTGTTTAATTATTACAACGCATGTTTACGCCCAAAAGGATTCAGTCCAGCTCAACGAGGTAATTATTTCGTCGTATCTTGGCGATAGACCCGTATTGCGCCTTCCAGCGTCGGTGGCGCTCATCGATAGTTCGCAATTAACTAAACAAGCAGGCCAGTCTTTAGTTCCGGTTTTAAATACAATTCCTGGTGTGCGCATGGAGGAGCGTTCTCCGGGGAGCTACCGTTTGTCTATTCGTGGAAGTTTGATTCGTTCACCTTTTGGAATTCGTAATACGAAACTTTATATAGATGAATATCCCCTTACAAATGCTGGTGGCGATGCTTATCTAAATTTGCTCGATATGCATAGCATCAGTAGTGTCGAAATTTTAAAGGGCCCTGACGGCAGCCTGTTCGGCGCAAATTCCGGGGGCGTAGTACGATTAAATCCGTACGACAGATTTTCAGATACAACTTTTGTTCGCATTGGATTAGGTTTAGGATCTTATGGTATGTTTCAGCAAAATGTTGCTTTGCACTTAAAGCAGAAAAGAAGTACTATCTCTATAAATGAAGCCTGGCAAAGATCTGATGGTTACCGCGAGAACAGCGCAATGGATAGAAAGTTCTTCCAGATCTCTGATCGTATTAATTATAATGCAAAAGGACAATTAAGGCTCTACTTTTTTTATTCAGATTTAAAGTATGAAACTCCGGGTGGATTAACTTTAGCACAATTCAATGAAAATCCAAAGCAGGCCCGTCCTGCCACTAAAGTAATCCCGGGCGCTATAGAACAAAATGCTTCTATTCGTAACCGTACTTTTTTTGGAGGAGTAACGCATGAATATAAAATAAACAATCAGGTTAAACATGTAATTTCCATTTTTGGATCACAAACTTTATTTGAAAATCCCTTCATTACAAATTATGAGGTGCGGGAAGAGGCTAACGTTGGCACGCGAACCTGGTTTGAGTTTAGCAATAAAGAAGAATCGCGTGTCAGGTTAAAATTTAATGTTGGGGGAGAATACCAGGCCTTACAATCTGCAATAAGTAATTACGGCAATCGCAAAGGTAGTAAAGATACTGTGCAGGCTCGTGATCAATTAGAAGTACAACAGGGTTTTGTTTTTACAAGACTTACGGCAGATTTTAATAACAAATGGATCACAGAAGTTTCTTTAAGTTATAACGCCAACCAACTTTTATTTTCTCGCACTCAACCCATCTTTATTTCGGAAAATAAAAAAATTCTTCGTCCTGAATTTATGCCCAGAGCAGCTGCCTCCTACATAGTGAACAAACTTGTTTCTTTCCGCGGAATTATAAGCAGGGGCTATTCTCCGCCAACACTCCAGGAAATCCGTTCTTCAGACAATACGGTGAATACCGCGCTTCACGCCGAACGCGGCTGGAATTATGAGCTTGGTATGCGTTTAAGAGATAAGAGTAGCAGAATCTATTGCGATGTATCGGCATTTTATTACGAACTGAAACAAACTATAGTAAAACGCGAAAATGCTTTAGGACAGGACTATTTTGTAAATGCAGGCACGACTTATCAGCCGGGAGTTGAATCTTTAATTCGCATAGATGTGATTAAACAAAGAACAAAAAGAGTTATCCGGGGACTTCAACTTTCGAATGCTTTTACATTTAATCTGTTCAGGTTTGGCAATTATGTTATAGGTGAAACGGATTACACAGCGAAAGAATTGACCGGAGTTCCTCGTTATGTTACGGTTACAGGCTTAACTCTTAATTTACCGGTACGGTTTTATCTTTTTGCGCAACACAATTATACGGCCAGAATTCCTTTAAATGATTTGAATTCAGAGAATGCAAAAGACTATAACCTCATACAAGTAAAGGTCGGCTGGATGTTTTATGGAAGCAAAAAATTTGTCTTCGACATTAGTGCAGGCATCGATAATCTTCTAGATCAAAAGTACAGTTTGGGTAACGACTTAAATGCTGCCGGTAACCGCTATTACAACACTGCTGCACCGCGAAATTATTTTGGCAGAATTGTAATTGGCTTCTAA
- a CDS encoding chemotaxis protein CheR, whose amino-acid sequence MLNDSEINSVLKDLRELYNYDFTYYSRDSFKRRINRLYKLEKYRSFSEFTTKLRSDPNYIDHFIDRITVHVTEMFRDPSFFLVLRNQVIPELAKRPVIRVWHAGCSTGQEVYSVAILLHEAGLLQKSELLGTDVNPQVLTKARTGVFPVSLTQLYAKNYILSGGERDFSAYHTETSFGEKFDERFRSRMTFISHSLASEEYINRFDLIICRNVLIYFDQELQDRTFQLFDLSLSPNSYLALGEKETINFSRISAKFKQVDQEKIWKKL is encoded by the coding sequence ATGTTGAACGATTCTGAGATAAATTCTGTACTTAAAGACCTGCGAGAACTCTACAATTATGACTTCACTTATTATTCGCGCGATTCGTTTAAACGTAGAATTAACCGCCTCTACAAGCTCGAAAAATATCGCAGCTTCTCAGAGTTTACCACAAAATTAAGATCTGATCCAAATTACATTGATCATTTTATTGATCGGATTACCGTACATGTTACTGAAATGTTTCGTGATCCTTCGTTTTTTCTCGTATTAAGAAATCAGGTAATCCCCGAGTTAGCAAAAAGACCGGTTATAAGAGTCTGGCATGCGGGCTGCTCTACGGGCCAGGAGGTTTACAGTGTTGCTATTTTATTGCATGAGGCCGGACTCCTTCAAAAGTCAGAGTTACTTGGTACAGATGTGAATCCACAAGTGCTCACAAAAGCACGCACAGGAGTTTTCCCTGTAAGTCTTACGCAACTGTATGCGAAAAATTATATTCTTTCCGGGGGAGAAAGGGATTTTTCAGCGTACCATACAGAAACCTCTTTCGGCGAGAAATTCGATGAACGCTTTCGTTCACGAATGACTTTCATTTCCCATAGCCTTGCCAGCGAAGAATATATAAATCGTTTTGATCTTATTATTTGTAGAAACGTATTGATCTATTTTGACCAGGAATTACAGGACCGTACTTTTCAATTATTTGATCTTAGTCTTTCGCCAAATTCTTATTTAGCCTTGGGCGAAAAAGAAACCATTAACTTTTCGCGTATTTCAGCTAAGTTTAAACAAGTAGATCAGGAGAAAATCTGGAAAAAACTTTAG
- a CDS encoding DNA lyase, which yields MKIDWAEAMKPLLAKYKGKAHPLEYKNLYQLVIMVVLSAQDSDKHINSLAPDFFKVYPDMKSLAAADEASLVKLIGKVRNFGNKIKWLMSLANTVKTDKNIPLTMEALTELPGIGRKSANVIMRGAGVKAEGIIVDLHVVRVAPRIGIASGTDPKKIEKQIMEVIPEKDWGEIGMAISFLGRETCRPTHPQHHDCVVAKHCAYYKANH from the coding sequence ATGAAAATAGATTGGGCTGAGGCAATGAAACCTCTGCTGGCTAAATACAAAGGCAAAGCACATCCCTTAGAATACAAAAATCTTTATCAATTAGTGATCATGGTAGTGCTCTCGGCCCAGGATTCAGACAAACACATTAACAGTTTGGCTCCCGACTTCTTTAAAGTCTATCCCGACATGAAAAGCCTTGCTGCTGCAGATGAAGCAAGCCTTGTTAAACTTATTGGAAAAGTCAGAAATTTTGGAAATAAAATAAAATGGCTCATGTCTTTAGCGAATACCGTTAAAACTGATAAAAATATTCCCCTCACTATGGAAGCTTTGACTGAACTTCCCGGTATTGGAAGAAAATCAGCAAACGTAATTATGCGTGGCGCGGGAGTAAAGGCGGAAGGAATTATTGTAGATCTTCACGTAGTGAGAGTTGCTCCACGTATTGGAATTGCAAGCGGCACAGATCCAAAAAAAATAGAGAAACAAATTATGGAAGTCATTCCTGAAAAAGATTGGGGAGAAATTGGCATGGCTATTTCTTTTTTGGGACGTGAAACCTGCAGACCAACACACCCACAACACCACGATTGTGTGGTGGCCAAGCATTGTGCTTATTATAAAGCTAACCATTAA
- a CDS encoding peptidylprolyl isomerase: protein MIRYLQLFCLLIFAVACKKDKVSQATKDEKIITEYIANKGLSAVATGSGLYYVIIKEGTGPQPTSSSKVKIDYIGYLTDGTVFDLSPSGGITSDLTKVIEGWREGIPYFKKGTKGMLLIPSALGYGKQSQGSIPANSVLVFDIVLTDIIN, encoded by the coding sequence ATGATTCGTTATTTACAATTATTTTGTTTGTTGATTTTTGCAGTGGCCTGCAAGAAGGATAAAGTAAGCCAGGCTACCAAAGACGAAAAAATAATTACCGAATATATTGCGAATAAAGGTCTGAGTGCAGTGGCAACAGGCTCAGGATTATATTATGTAATAATAAAAGAGGGCACAGGCCCGCAGCCTACCTCCTCCTCGAAAGTAAAAATAGATTACATTGGCTACCTGACAGATGGAACTGTATTTGATCTCAGTCCGAGCGGAGGCATCACATCCGACTTAACAAAAGTTATAGAGGGTTGGAGAGAAGGTATTCCCTATTTTAAAAAAGGAACGAAAGGAATGCTGTTAATTCCTTCAGCTCTGGGATATGGAAAACAATCTCAAGGATCTATTCCGGCAAATTCAGTGTTGGTGTTTGATATTGTTTTAACAGACATAATAAATTAA
- a CDS encoding peptidylprolyl isomerase — MYRYLAAALLIVFFTTCKKNKTTTNVNQAEVDEKIITDYIAANKLNAKATGSGLYYVIKTEGTGNQAVSSSIVTVDYRGYLPAGGVFDQGSNVTFPLSNVIKGWQEGIPYFKANGGKGILLIPSALGYGSQAQTNIPANSVLIFDITLSTVK, encoded by the coding sequence ATGTACCGGTATTTAGCTGCGGCTCTCCTTATTGTGTTTTTTACTACCTGTAAGAAAAATAAAACAACTACAAATGTTAACCAGGCCGAAGTAGATGAGAAAATTATAACCGACTATATCGCGGCAAATAAATTAAATGCAAAAGCTACAGGCTCCGGATTATATTATGTAATTAAAACAGAGGGAACTGGCAATCAAGCTGTTTCTTCATCTATTGTAACTGTCGACTACCGTGGTTATCTTCCAGCGGGAGGCGTGTTCGATCAAGGTTCGAATGTGACATTTCCTTTGAGTAATGTTATTAAGGGTTGGCAGGAAGGTATTCCTTATTTTAAGGCAAATGGAGGAAAGGGAATTCTTCTGATACCTTCTGCATTGGGCTACGGAAGCCAGGCACAAACGAATATTCCCGCAAATTCAGTTTTAATTTTTGATATTACCTTGTCAACGGTGAAGTAA
- a CDS encoding TIGR02453 family protein encodes MSKATILPSTFEFLKSLKKNNTRDWFNAHKERYLEELSGIEKFADALLLEMNKHDVIETPSGKKSLHRIYRDVRFSKEKTPYNTHWGGGFKRAGKTRRGSYYFHLSPGNSFVAGGFWGPEPADLKRIREEFSYDPATFRKILKSKSFITHFGNLLGEQIKTTPKGFDANDAAIDLLRYKQFLLKKSFSDTEVMAPDFFKKANETYKAMRPFLDYMSDALRMDMNGEAL; translated from the coding sequence ATGAGTAAAGCAACTATCCTTCCTTCTACTTTCGAATTTTTAAAATCCCTTAAAAAAAACAATACCCGTGATTGGTTCAACGCTCATAAAGAACGTTACCTGGAAGAGCTTTCTGGTATTGAAAAATTTGCTGATGCGCTTCTACTCGAAATGAATAAACACGATGTGATTGAAACCCCGAGTGGCAAAAAAAGTCTGCATCGCATTTACCGTGATGTTCGTTTTTCAAAAGAAAAAACACCTTATAATACACATTGGGGCGGTGGATTTAAACGCGCGGGAAAAACTCGTCGGGGGTCGTATTATTTTCACCTCTCTCCCGGGAATTCTTTTGTTGCCGGCGGATTTTGGGGTCCCGAGCCCGCAGATTTAAAACGCATCCGCGAAGAGTTCTCTTATGACCCGGCAACTTTCCGAAAAATTCTCAAAAGCAAATCATTCATCACTCATTTTGGAAACTTACTAGGAGAGCAAATTAAAACAACTCCCAAAGGATTTGACGCTAATGATGCTGCCATTGATCTTTTACGCTACAAACAATTTTTGCTTAAAAAATCTTTTAGTGATACAGAGGTAATGGCTCCGGATTTTTTTAAGAAAGCCAATGAAACTTACAAAGCTATGCGTCCGTTTTTAGACTATATGAGTGATGCCTTGAGGATGGATATGAATGGAGAAGCCTTATAA
- a CDS encoding DUF2157 domain-containing protein, with amino-acid sequence MSKTKRAKLFEKGLITEHQHKELKDHEALGIFSLQNEIRIFLFLAVMLFTSGVGIFIYKNIDSIGHVSILGIIVLITLICFYYSFKHAKGFSNEKVVSEKPLYDYLVLAADILLGIFIAYLQYQYNVFGTRYGLATLLPTVLYFFSAYYFDHKGVLSLAISGLFAAVGFSTSPESILNFEFSDDAVLGFSVLGIGIALILLTIYASKANLKRHFNPTYLNFAFHLICIVSTANLTIQISLEWFVFFIVATATIIYFIRMAYREASVNYLVFSLTYGYIIFNIILTKVIFLRDFYEVIMYLSPLYLVASILFFIKCLKDFKKKTKNAGIR; translated from the coding sequence ATGTCCAAAACAAAGCGCGCGAAACTTTTTGAAAAAGGTCTGATCACTGAGCATCAGCACAAAGAATTAAAGGATCATGAAGCTTTGGGGATTTTTTCTCTGCAAAACGAGATACGTATTTTCCTTTTTTTAGCGGTAATGCTTTTTACCAGCGGCGTCGGCATTTTTATTTATAAAAATATCGACAGCATTGGTCATGTTTCCATTCTTGGAATCATCGTGCTTATAACACTCATTTGTTTTTATTACAGCTTTAAACATGCTAAAGGGTTTTCAAACGAAAAAGTAGTTTCAGAAAAGCCACTATACGATTATCTCGTTCTGGCAGCAGATATTTTACTGGGAATTTTTATCGCCTATTTGCAATATCAATACAACGTCTTCGGAACACGTTATGGTTTAGCCACTCTTTTACCAACAGTGCTTTATTTTTTCAGTGCTTATTACTTCGATCACAAAGGTGTTTTATCTCTGGCAATATCAGGATTGTTTGCCGCGGTGGGTTTTTCTACAAGTCCTGAAAGTATTTTAAACTTCGAATTTTCTGATGATGCTGTTCTTGGATTTTCTGTTCTGGGTATTGGTATAGCTTTGATCCTCTTGACAATTTACGCAAGCAAGGCAAATCTTAAAAGACATTTTAATCCAACCTACTTAAATTTTGCTTTTCATCTTATTTGTATTGTGAGTACTGCAAATCTTACTATACAAATTTCTTTAGAATGGTTTGTCTTTTTCATTGTAGCAACGGCTACAATTATTTATTTTATTCGAATGGCTTACCGTGAGGCTTCCGTTAATTACTTGGTTTTTTCTCTTACTTACGGATATATCATTTTCAATATAATTCTTACCAAGGTAATTTTTTTAAGAGATTTTTATGAAGTGATTATGTACTTGAGCCCCCTCTACCTGGTAGCTTCTATCTTGTTTTTTATAAAATGTCTCAAAGATTTTAAAAAGAAAACAAAAAATGCTGGCATACGATAA
- a CDS encoding molecular chaperone DjlA: protein MFKFIGAILGLLLLKNFSGVFIGFFIGSVIDNFVTAGKKSPGGEKPEDVFEYYRNHASQSHEDFATMLIALSAAVMKADGKPLKVELEYIKSFLTQQFGAQYTQQHLQILKHFLEAQQIPLDQICRDITLRTKEEVRIQLVHYLFGIAKADGHVADEEIRVLKRIANLLEVPATDFESVKNMFYRDVNSDYHVLGIEPTATEEEIKKAYRQMAIRYHPDKVIHMGEEYQKGAKEKFQKVQEAYDAIKKTRGIA, encoded by the coding sequence TTGTTTAAATTTATTGGGGCCATTTTAGGGCTTTTATTATTAAAAAATTTTTCCGGTGTTTTTATTGGCTTTTTTATTGGTTCAGTAATCGACAACTTTGTTACTGCGGGTAAAAAATCTCCAGGTGGCGAAAAACCTGAAGATGTTTTTGAATATTACCGTAATCACGCATCGCAATCGCATGAAGATTTTGCTACTATGCTAATTGCCCTCTCTGCGGCCGTAATGAAAGCAGACGGTAAACCTTTAAAAGTAGAATTAGAATACATTAAATCTTTTTTAACACAACAATTCGGGGCGCAATACACACAACAGCATTTACAGATCTTAAAACATTTTTTAGAAGCTCAACAAATTCCGTTAGACCAAATTTGCCGGGATATTACTTTACGCACAAAAGAGGAGGTGCGTATTCAGCTGGTACACTATCTATTTGGCATTGCTAAAGCCGACGGGCATGTTGCAGATGAAGAAATTCGCGTGTTAAAACGCATAGCCAATTTATTAGAAGTTCCCGCTACAGATTTTGAAAGCGTTAAGAACATGTTTTACCGCGACGTAAACTCCGATTATCATGTTTTAGGAATTGAACCTACTGCAACAGAAGAAGAAATTAAAAAAGCTTACCGTCAAATGGCCATCCGTTATCATCCCGATAAGGTTATTCACATGGGTGAAGAATATCAAAAAGGCGCTAAAGAAAAATTTCAGAAAGTACAAGAAGCTTACGACGCTATTAAAAAAACACGCGGCATCGCTTAG
- a CDS encoding DUF480 domain-containing protein, giving the protein MDTYRELPILTAVECRVLGSLIEKSKTTPDYYPMTLNGLTAACNQKTSRHPVTEYDEETVVLALNNLKAQSLIATAVGGGSRVIKYKHNFTTVHEIEANELAILCLLMLRGPQTPGELNTNSARLYEFKSLDEVYSVLNKLMSSETPYVKELAKRPGQKEVRYAHLLSGEISEDTASFQSDIPQEPARKHVNEMEARIATLETDLAEVKETLAKIMKELF; this is encoded by the coding sequence ATGGATACTTATAGAGAATTACCCATTTTAACTGCTGTGGAATGTCGTGTATTAGGATCACTCATAGAAAAGAGTAAAACGACTCCTGATTATTATCCCATGACATTAAATGGGTTAACAGCGGCCTGTAATCAAAAAACTTCCAGACATCCGGTAACAGAGTACGATGAAGAAACCGTAGTGCTTGCTTTGAATAATTTAAAGGCGCAAAGTCTGATCGCAACTGCCGTTGGTGGTGGAAGCAGGGTAATAAAATACAAACATAATTTTACAACGGTTCACGAAATCGAAGCCAATGAACTTGCTATTCTTTGTCTTTTGATGTTACGTGGGCCACAAACACCGGGAGAATTAAATACAAACTCTGCACGTCTTTATGAATTTAAATCTCTTGATGAAGTTTATTCCGTGCTAAATAAACTCATGAGTTCTGAAACTCCTTATGTAAAAGAACTCGCAAAACGTCCTGGCCAAAAAGAAGTGCGCTATGCGCATTTATTAAGCGGCGAGATTTCAGAAGATACGGCTTCTTTTCAGTCGGATATTCCGCAAGAGCCTGCACGAAAACATGTCAATGAAATGGAGGCGCGTATCGCCACGCTTGAAACTGACTTAGCAGAGGTTAAAGAAACACTCGCAAAAATCATGAAGGAATTATTCTAA
- a CDS encoding STAS/SEC14 domain-containing protein translates to MITPLENLPANMVGFRATDTITEKDFTDTVMPAVKEVIDQTGHLNYLLVLDTSIKNFTMGAWMQDGLMGIKHLTKWKRAAIVSDLDAIRTFTDAFSIVIPGEFKGFKHSELDKAIAWVSEGK, encoded by the coding sequence ATGATTACGCCACTGGAAAATCTTCCCGCAAACATGGTTGGCTTCAGAGCTACGGATACTATTACCGAAAAAGACTTCACTGATACAGTGATGCCTGCCGTAAAAGAAGTCATTGACCAGACAGGGCATTTGAATTACCTGTTAGTTCTCGACACCTCTATCAAAAACTTTACAATGGGTGCCTGGATGCAGGACGGATTAATGGGTATTAAGCACCTCACAAAATGGAAGCGCGCTGCCATTGTGAGTGACCTGGATGCTATCCGGACCTTTACGGATGCTTTTAGCATTGTAATTCCCGGAGAATTTAAGGGCTTTAAACATTCAGAACTGGATAAGGCCATTGCCTGGGTTTCTGAAGGAAAATAA
- a CDS encoding alpha/beta hydrolase encodes MQQLKNILIPGSKDKPVLLDCFFRSDGELKPIVIFSHGFKGFKDWGHFNFVAEQFAEAGFVFIKFNFSHNGTTPEDPTNFSDLEAFGNNNYTLELDDLKKVIDWSLTYEPLKKEADPTKLYLLGHSRGGGTTILKAGEDSRVKKIVTWAAVSDMMRNKQRTIETWKKDGVVYAKNARTNQSMPLYYQFYENQVANKERLNIHHALKRFEIPFLIVHGTADQAVPFHDAEDLLKSARHGKLLKIEQGDHTFGARHPFDGNLNDQAREVLEKTISFLKK; translated from the coding sequence ATGCAACAACTCAAAAATATTCTTATCCCAGGAAGCAAAGACAAACCTGTTTTACTGGATTGTTTTTTCAGGAGTGATGGTGAATTAAAACCGATTGTAATTTTTTCACATGGCTTTAAAGGCTTTAAAGATTGGGGACATTTTAATTTTGTGGCTGAACAATTTGCAGAGGCGGGTTTTGTATTTATAAAGTTTAATTTTTCACACAACGGCACAACACCCGAAGATCCTACAAATTTTAGCGATCTGGAAGCTTTTGGAAATAATAATTATACCCTTGAGCTAGATGATCTTAAAAAGGTTATAGACTGGTCGCTGACTTACGAGCCTTTAAAAAAAGAGGCCGATCCAACTAAATTGTATTTATTAGGACATAGTCGCGGTGGTGGAACAACCATTTTAAAAGCCGGAGAAGATTCTCGCGTTAAGAAAATTGTTACCTGGGCTGCAGTGAGCGATATGATGCGCAATAAACAAAGAACCATCGAGACCTGGAAGAAAGATGGAGTAGTATATGCCAAGAACGCGCGCACAAACCAGAGCATGCCTTTATATTATCAATTCTACGAAAATCAGGTTGCGAATAAAGAACGTTTAAACATTCACCATGCTTTAAAACGGTTTGAAATCCCGTTTTTGATCGTGCACGGTACTGCCGATCAAGCAGTTCCTTTTCACGATGCAGAAGATCTTTTGAAGAGCGCCAGGCACGGTAAATTATTAAAGATAGAACAGGGCGATCATACTTTTGGAGCGCGACATCCCTTTGATGGCAATTTGAATGACCAGGCCAGGGAAGTTCTTGAAAAGACGATTTCTTTTCTAAAGAAATAG
- a CDS encoding thioredoxin family protein, translated as MNWNQLNTIDQLKTIDDLSNTKPVLILKHSTTCSISATALNRLERNWKEEDRIFVEPYYLDLLSHRNVSNEIASHYNVQHQSPQVLLIKEGKCVYSETHMGINLAEIMSHLVG; from the coding sequence ATGAACTGGAATCAGCTTAACACTATAGATCAATTAAAAACAATCGACGACTTATCAAATACAAAGCCGGTTTTAATCTTGAAACACAGTACCACCTGCAGTATCAGTGCAACTGCGCTAAACAGGCTAGAACGTAATTGGAAAGAAGAAGACAGGATTTTCGTTGAACCCTACTATTTAGACCTTCTTTCGCACCGCAACGTTTCCAACGAAATAGCGAGTCATTACAATGTACAACATCAATCCCCACAAGTGCTTCTTATTAAAGAAGGCAAATGTGTATACTCTGAAACTCACATGGGTATTAACCTGGCTGAGATTATGAGTCATTTGGTGGGCTAA